The Panicum virgatum strain AP13 chromosome 3N, P.virgatum_v5, whole genome shotgun sequence genome includes the window TTATTACTGTCAGCCTTCCTTGGCAAGGTCTCAAAGCTGGGAACAAGAAACAAAAGTATGAAAAGATCAGCGAAAGAAAAATTGCTACTTCAACCGAGGTAAATCATTGTTCTCTAAAATTATCTGTGTTTACTATCATTGGCATATTGGTTTTTATTGTGTTCCCTAAATTGCAGGCCCTCTGTCGTGGATATCCTACAGAATTTGCTTCTTATTTCCATTACTGCCGCTCCCTACGCTTTGAAGATGCGCCAGACTATCAGTATCTGAAGAGATTGTTCAGAGACCTTTTTATCCGAGAAGGTTGGTTTACTGTTTTAGTTTTGTTAATACATTCAATATTTATTGAGGACCAAACAATGTTTAAGAGTTTCAGTGTTGAAAAATCCTAACATCGAATTATATGTTTCACATAACGCAGGCTTTCAGTTTGATTACGTTTTTGACTGGACAATCCTAAAGTACCAGCAGGCACAGATGACCAGTGCTCCTCCGCATGCAATTGTCAGTACATCAATTTCTCACCCTGTCACCTTTCTTCAACGCTGCAGACACATGGGTTTTTTGTATGACTATTTGCTCATGACCACGTATTTAGGCTCCAGCGGTAGGACAAAGCTCTGGGATGGCTCCTGTGGCAAACAATAATAGGCATTCAGGTTCGATACTCATTAATTCTTATTTAAGCAGTCTATGTCAATACCATTCATACATAGTTGCAGTATCCGCCCCTTCATCGTGATGTTAGAATTCATAATTTCTGATGGTATATTGCTGCCTCTTTCTTTTGTGAAAAGATAAATTTCAAGCAGCCTGTCATTAATTTATCAATTTTTTTGGTTAGTAACGTCCACGGAGTCAGATTTAATATCACTCTTTGGGAAACTTAGATATAGTTCTGAAAAGGTTTCCAGCTACAAACTTATTACAGTAATGACATGATGGTAGAAACTAAATATAGTGTGTGATCCTAGCTTCtttaattttgtgttgcattaaTCCAAGACCCTTATGATCTTAAATCATTCAAGTGGTAATGAAATTATTGTTTTTGCTGGTTTGTGCCTATTCTACTCTATTATCAACCTATGGAATTCAATGTGGTTTTGATTGTCTGCTAACTTTATATAGGCACTGAAGAGGGAAGGAGAAGTGGGTGGTCAGACATGGACGCAACGCGTCGGCAGGTTCCACCACCAGCTATAAATGCTGGCAGCCTAGCCAAGCAGAAGTCCCCTGTTCGAAATGAGCAATCGACATCGAAAGATGCTGTGGTGAGTTGTTAGACATTTTCAAGTTGTTTGATATTGCTGTATGATGAGAAGCAGTGGACTCTGGAGCGCTTGTGTAAGTTGCTATGTATTATCTGACCCTTAAATGACATGTAGTTCTCCAGTTCGACTTTTTTGGGACGTTCAAGCGGATCGTCAAGGCGGCCTGCTGTCTCTAGTAGCCGAGAACCAAGCACTGAAGCGGAGCAAACACGTAGTCGTACTACTGACGCAAGCCCAGGGGCATTCCAGAGGTCAGGAGCTCCACGGTGGAGCCCGCAGGTTCCTGACTCGGATGGCAGGCGCTCATCATCTGGCAGGCGCCACTCATCTAACCCGAAGAACTACGAGTCCACGATTAGGGGCATGCAGGGCCTGAATTTCGACGGTGATGACAAGGTTCACTATTAGCCTCATCTCTGGGACCTGACAGGGTGCATCAAGGGTGCGCTGCCCCCCATATGATGCCCCATGTACCACCAGCTGATGAGATGGAAGTACCGAGGGGTGGCTGGCTAATAAGAGGTTTGGGTGAGTGAGCCTAAGCGTGTTGGGTTGATGGCTCTTCGAAACTGTGTCGATGGCGCCATCCGTTGTACAGTTTGGCATTTGTTTAATTGCGCGGAAGGGCTCCGAGTCCTGTGAACCATGGTATTATCCTGAGATTTGTGCAGGTTCACTTTTGATGCAATGTGCTGCTTTGGAATTCAATGGCCGCTTGGGAAAGCTTTGAACATTTAGGGAGAGTTTACCACTTTTATGGCGCCTGCTCCGGTGCAATTCCTAGATTTCGGCAACTGCAATGCCTTTGCTTGGCCTCTTGAGATTTTTATGCTGCTTGTGACAGTTCTGAGATTGTTAGTGTGAATGTGTGATTTGGTCGTCGGTTAAAACTTGTGCTTTTTTGGAAGCAGTGCGACTGCTGCAAATAAATCTTACATGTCGAAGGAATGCTTGGAGGAAAATTTACATGTTTGTTTGACGGGATGGTACATCCATGGCTAGCATGGTTGCTTTCGGCGTGGCCATTGGGTTGCTCCATTGCAGCAACCAGGAACTTTCTGGAGCTTTGGTTGGCAATTTGTTGATTCATGCTGCTGCGTTGGCAGTGACCGTGGCCAGCCAACCAAAGCCAGGCCTAGTGGTGAAAACGCCCGGGTCGGTCGGTAAGAAAGACCAAGCACTGGTGGTAGCTGCCATGTAAATTCTGTGCTTGGCTGCCTGCGCGCGGCGTTGGCGCGAAGCGATTCTTAATGGTTTCAAACTCTTGTGCTGTAAACGCTCAACTGAGCTTCGTTTTCTTAAATGGAAAAATGGGGCAGGGCTTTAAGCCTGTCgttcttttaaaaaaatcctTAATGGTTTTGTACGGAACCAAAGATCCAAAAGCGTTTGACCGCGGCGGCACGTGCCTTGAGATTTTGCCTTCAAATTCTATGAAGCTGCATTGCTGGTCAAAAGAaaagctcttttttttttgtcaactcGACTGCCGTCTTGTCGTTCTCGTTCACAAGGAGAGAGGACAGATGCAATGCGACCTAGATGACTtcgttcccaaaattttttgcatattacccgtcacatcgaatctccggacatatgcatggactattaaatacagttgaaaaaaataactacttacacaatctaactgattagcatgagttgaatcttttaaatctaattagttcataattggacattatttgtcaagtaacaacgaaatatgctaagTACTAaaacccaaattttttcaccaactaaacacaccctgagtTAGGTTTGGCGAGGATCAATCTGAAGTGACATGCATGTGGATCTGCGGATAAAACTCACGTTTAGGTTTACCTAGTGCCGACACTCGACATCCCCATCTATGAGAGAACGACGATGAATTgtcccttgtttagttgcaaaattcaaaacttcaaaactatcacattgaaaaagaatcttacatgcataaagtattaaatctaaacaaaataaaaacctAAAGGGTTGTTTGGTTCTTGACAATAGTTTGCCACGCCGCAGGTGCGGCGCCGCCTAACTTGAGGCGCCGAAAATCATCGTCACGCTTTGGTGAGAATTCTGCACTAGCCCTGCCTTGTCGTTTCCTGTGGCTGCCAACGTTTATTAACCAACCAAACACTGACCAAGATTTTTGTGGCTCGCCTCAACTGCGGCATGGCTGGTTGTGGCTAGTATCCAAACAGAccctaattacatagtttgcttgtaaattacgagacgaatctaatgagcctaattaggttatGATTAaatactaaattgctacagtaacatacACTAATGATAGATTACTTAGGCtcactagattcgtctcgtagtctacagatgagttctgtaattagttttgtgattagtctatatttaatacttcaaatgtgaaaaaattccatttcaaaaattttacacgcGCAACTAAATGAGGGCTGTGTGGTTCACTCCATTTCAGGGCGTGAACGCAGCTGAGCCTACTGATTTGAGGGTTCAGAGAGGCGTTCCGTGTCGTCCTTGCCAGTCTTGACTAACCAGAGCAGACAATATAGCAGATGACTCTTTCTTCCTTTCAGATCAACAAAGCAATTAAGTCTGTGGAGGTCATGGCGTCTGTACACGCTGGGCGGCTGCATTCTGTGTGCAGCCATTTTCTTAATTACAGTTACAGGTCAgatgaggaacaaaagcaacaaAAATACAGATTAGTGTAAAACTCTAGCTGCCTACTGTACTTTGCTGGATCCAAAAAGAAACCAACGGGTTAATCAATTCAGTGATGGATTAACTGTCGAGTTGCTGGCCTTGCTGCTGGGCAGCGTGAGGCGCACCGTCGGCGGCCGGAGGCCCAGGCACTGCTGCTTCAGCGGCCGCACGCCGGGGCTCACGGCCATGCCCATGTACTGCACCCGCGGCGACAGCCTGATCCGTGGGCTCGGGCGCGGCGACGGGATCGGCCACggctgcggcgccgccgccgccggcctgttGGGCGACAGGTTCACCTGCTCCAGCGCCCGGCTCTGCAGCTCCGCCGGGTAGTCCCGGACGCAGCCGatgcgcgcgccggcgccgctcgtcCACTTCACCTGCGCGCGGCCGCTGGTCTCGCTGCTCACGGCGTCCGCTGCCTCCGGCGGAGCATCAGCTCCTTCCTCTGCCACTGCCATCGCGGTCGGACCGGCCGTCTCTTTGGGTTCTTCTTCCTGTTGCGACGACGCCTCGACGTCCGAGGCCTGCTTCCGCTTCAGCGACGGGTACTCGTCGTCGTCCACCGAGCATCTCTGAAGCAACAGGCGACCATTCGTCGTCAGAACAATGCAAGCAGAGTGTCCACCAGCAATTCCATCGTTGACCATCGAGAATGAACAATAGATAGAGCATAGATATACCTTGACGTTGGTCAGGTCGACGTTGTGCTCCTGCAGGAAGCTGATGAACTCGTTGAAATTCTCCTCGGTCGGGAGGTAATGGCCGCTGTAGGGCCAGATGGCCTTGAGGACGCCATCCTTGGCGACCAGCCTCCCGGCGGCCGACGTCGCGCCGCCGGCCAGGAAGCTGGAGTGCTGGAACTGGCCCTTCTTCTTCTGGCCCACGTAGAGCGACCTGCTGGTGCTGAGCACGAAGATCCACTTGGACTCGTCGGTGGTGTTGACGAGGAGGCCGCTCTGCAGGTACGCCAGCCTCCCGTCTTCCACGACCACTTCGTAGGCGGCGCGCTCGTTCTGAATTTTCATTCGATCGCGTTCACAAATCGCAGCAAGCTGGTTCAGTCAGTCAGCCACGAAAACCAACAAACAAACTGACGCGACGACTTTGGTGGATTGAACGAGGCAACGACGGCGACGTACGCACCATTCCCAGGTACATGACGAGCTGCGAGTGGAGCTTGGTCCTCGGGCAGCTCGGGTGATGGATCTCCCGTCCGGCTCCAATGTCAAGCCTGATCGGCGGCGGACAGAGGCAGGAATGTCCAATCAGTAATCAAGAGGAGAAGGAACACATGGCATCAGATGAGTTAGTTATGCGCCGATGGATGCACACGCACCAGTAGAAGAATGGCTCGGTGCTGGAGCTCTGGAACCAGATGTCGTAGTAGAGATGCAGGTTGTGGCCGTAGCGATGCCGCGGGTCGATCTGTTGGTGATTGGCCGCCATGAACAGGCACGGAGCATGAATCATACTGCTACGTGTCGTGGTAGATGAGAGAGGCAATGGGGGATTCGGGTTGCGCGTGGTTTACCGCTTCGAGCCAATGGCGGAGCGCCAGCTGCTGCGCCTTGTCGTCCTTGCAGAGGCCCTTGCCGACCTTGGCGATGCGCTTGCCGGCCCTGacccaccgcgacgccgccgtctcCTGCTTGCCGCCCGCGAAGAAGGAGACGGACTTGCGGTCCAGCGACGCCTGGTCGTAGAGCTTCCACCAAAGCTCCTCCACCACGATGGCGCAGTCGGCGAGGCTCCGGCGCGTACGGTGGCCCTTGAACATCTTCTGcaccgtggtggcggcggcctcgtgcagcggcgagcgcgcgccctgctccggcggctgcctccgggcggcggcgagggggctctGGGGGCCGAGGGCCAGCCGCCCCGGCCTCGCGCCGTGGATGCGGCgcacgggcgacggcggcgcggcatggTCGGCCGCCGGAGCACGGGCGGCAGCGCAAGCGGCGGCGTCGGTGGCGTCCGGCTCCCAGGTCTTGAAGCTGAGGATGGCCCGCTCgaggctgctcgccgccgctacCTTCTTGGAGGAGTTGCTCCTGAGCAGCTTgggcgacctcgccggcatgtcggcggcggcgccgcggtcgAGGAGCTTGGGCGACGCGGCATTCCGATCGGCTGCCCCCGGCGGCGACCGCAGAGGCATAGGTTCCTTTCCTCGATCGCCACGCGCTCTTTGTGTGGAACTAATTAAGCTGGATTTATTGGAGGCTTGGAATGGATGGATGCCTTGCTGCTCTGGCGGCTGGGCTAGCTGCTCCGTGATCCTGGGGCGATGGAGACAAGGCGAATCGCGTGCCAGCATATATAAGTGCGGCCCATGCCGCTTCCGCGACGAAGGCGACGGGCGCGGGGGGGACGAGTCCACGGAGCACCGCACGCACGCAGACGCAGCCGCGCAGTGGCGAGGCGACGTGCGCGGGCGGGTGGTCGCGCGCCGCGGACCCGGTCGCACCCCCCGACCCCGACCGTCCGCTCGGCAGCTCGATCGCCCGCCGGTAAAACCGCGTCGGCGTCTGCGGGCACACGCACCTGCCCCGGCCCCCTCCCCCGCCTCGCTCGTCTCGTCTCGTCCTCGTTTCCACGGCATGGGCGGCATCGCTCGGCGCACGCCATTTTTTCTAGAATAGGTGTGCAGCGTTTCATTGTATTAAGATAAAAAGAAATTAGTA containing:
- the LOC120664415 gene encoding casein kinase 1-like protein 2 isoform X1, with the translated sequence MEPRIGNRFRVGRKLGSGSFGEIFLGTNVQTNEEVAIKLENVKTKHPQLLYESKLYRILQGGIGIPNVKWFGVEGDYNVLVMDLLGPSLEDLFSFCNRKLSLKTVLMLADQMINRVEFVHSKSFLHRDIKPDNFLMGLGKRANQVYVIDFGLAKKYRDTSTHQHIPYRENKNLTGTARYASVNTHLGIEQSRRDDMESLGYVLMYFLRGSLPWQGLKAGNKKQKYEKISERKIATSTEVNHCSLKLSVFTIIGILVFIVFPKLQALCRGYPTEFASYFHYCRSLRFEDAPDYQYLKRLFRDLFIREGFQFDYVFDWTILKYQQAQMTSAPPHAIAPAVGQSSGMAPVANNNRHSGTEEGRRSGWSDMDATRRQVPPPAINAGSLAKQKSPVRNEQSTSKDAVFSSSTFLGRSSGSSRRPAVSSSREPSTEAEQTRSRTTDASPGAFQRSGAPRWSPQVPDSDGRRSSSGRRHSSNPKNYESTIRGMQGLNFDGDDKVHY
- the LOC120664415 gene encoding casein kinase 1-like protein 2 isoform X2 encodes the protein MEPRIGNRFRVGRKLGSGSFGEIFLGTNVQTNEEVAIKLENVKTKHPQLLYESKLYRILQGGIGIPNVKWFGVEGDYNVLVMDLLGPSLEDLFSFCNRKLSLKTVLMLADQMINRVEFVHSKSFLHRDIKPDNFLMGLGKRANQVYVIDFGLAKKYRDTSTHQHIPYRENKNLTGTARYASVNTHLGIEQSRRDDMESLGYVLMYFLRGSLPWQGLKAGNKKQKYEKISERKIATSTEALCRGYPTEFASYFHYCRSLRFEDAPDYQYLKRLFRDLFIREGFQFDYVFDWTILKYQQAQMTSAPPHAIAPAVGQSSGMAPVANNNRHSGTEEGRRSGWSDMDATRRQVPPPAINAGSLAKQKSPVRNEQSTSKDAVFSSSTFLGRSSGSSRRPAVSSSREPSTEAEQTRSRTTDASPGAFQRSGAPRWSPQVPDSDGRRSSSGRRHSSNPKNYESTIRGMQGLNFDGDDKVHY
- the LOC120664415 gene encoding casein kinase 1-like protein 2 isoform X3; its protein translation is MEPRIGNRFRVGRKLGSGSFGEIFLGTNVQTNEEVAIKLENVKTKHPQLLYESKLYRILQGGIGIPNVKWFGVEGDYNVLVMDLLGPSLEDLFSFCNRKLSLKTVLMLADQMINRVEFVHSKSFLHRDIKPDNFLMGLGKRANQVYVIDFGLAKKYRDTSTHQHIPYRENKNLTGTARYASVNTHLGIEQSRRDDMESLGYVLMYFLRGSLPWQGLKAGNKKQKYEKISERKIATSTEVNHCSLKLSVFTIIGILVFIVFPKLQALCRGYPTEFASYFHYCRSLRFEDAPDYQYLKRLFRDLFIREGFQFDYVFDWTILKYQQAQMTSAPPHAIAPAVGQSSGMAPVANNNRHSGTEEGRRSGWSDMDATRRQVPPPAINAGSLAKQKSPVRNEQSTSKDAVFDFFGTFKRIVKAACCL
- the LOC120664412 gene encoding IQ domain-containing protein IQM1-like produces the protein MPLRSPPGAADRNAASPKLLDRGAAADMPARSPKLLRSNSSKKVAAASSLERAILSFKTWEPDATDAAACAAARAPAADHAAPPSPVRRIHGARPGRLALGPQSPLAAARRQPPEQGARSPLHEAAATTVQKMFKGHRTRRSLADCAIVVEELWWKLYDQASLDRKSVSFFAGGKQETAASRWVRAGKRIAKVGKGLCKDDKAQQLALRHWLEAIDPRHRYGHNLHLYYDIWFQSSSTEPFFYWLDIGAGREIHHPSCPRTKLHSQLVMYLGMNERAAYEVVVEDGRLAYLQSGLLVNTTDESKWIFVLSTSRSLYVGQKKKGQFQHSSFLAGGATSAAGRLVAKDGVLKAIWPYSGHYLPTEENFNEFISFLQEHNVDLTNVKRCSVDDDEYPSLKRKQASDVEASSQQEEEPKETAGPTAMAVAEEGADAPPEAADAVSSETSGRAQVKWTSGAGARIGCVRDYPAELQSRALEQVNLSPNRPAAAAPQPWPIPSPRPSPRIRLSPRVQYMGMAVSPGVRPLKQQCLGLRPPTVRLTLPSSKASNSTVNPSLN